cagagccctttgtgccctggtcaaaagtagtgctctatgtagggaatagggtgccatttgggacacattcctTGTTGCAGTTGTAAAGGAGTAAGGCCTCTTGTTCAGCTTCGCCAGCGTCCTTTTAACAACTTTGTTTGTGTTGAAGATATACTGCACTGTTTGTTCGTCTGGCTCTGAATGCTTATTATATTCACAGATACTCTAAGGACCGAATCCTATTATAGGATACTGTACAATAAATCAAataatgcattgatgtcaatgggagatcgAAATGAAATGGGGTTACACACACATATCTGAAGTTCGGCCACAAGCTATAGTATAGCACTCAGTTCATACATTCAACTTCATCAAGCAGGCCACTATCCAAGCTCTGACTTGTTTTTGTTCTAGAAGTTACTTACAGAGTCTTAAGTACTATAGTACAATACAAATAACTGGTTTAGAAGACAGATGGTAGGTGTAGCTCTCCAACAATGCTTGGTCCTTGGCCTGATGCTACAGTCTGTAACAGTAGCTATAGTCAGCTCAGGGAGCCGCGGGTGGTAAATTGGGCACAGAGGGGCTCCAAACCAATTATGGGTGTGGTTTACCTGTCAGTCAACAAGCGTTGCTATATTTAGCCTGTCTGTTGCTCACCAGCAACTCAGTGAAGACTCATTTAGAGGGCAGGGCTGCAACGCAGTCAGGTAGCCAATCAATATTTTCCCTTTGAGATTGGCTTTGATTGTTTTATGAAGACTCTTTTGTGAAGTTAAGTTTGTTAACAGTTGAGTATAATAATAGAATATAACTATCTGGTTGACTATCTGCCACACCTGAGCTACAGTAGTCCCTCGATTCCAATCAAAAGTTTCACTTTACAAGGGACAGTTTCTATTCTGGTGCTTCCTAGAGTCTTCTCCTCCTTgatctctcactcctctcctcctcctcgctcATTAAATCATTTTCTCTCTCACAGGTTCCTACCTATTAACTCTGGAGCTGGCCTCTGTAACTTcagttcatctctctcttctactcTGTTCTCATTCTCTCAGCACTCCATTTTTGATCCCCCTCTTCCTACTCTCTTCTCCATGTCCCTCATTCACCAGaggttcctctcctcctccgctcTGGTTGTAATTCTTCTTGATCTCCCatgctttccctctctctgtcactctgtgaTGGGCGTtgaaatcagtggaggctcctcagaggaggaagggaaggaccgtcctcctcagtgaatttcataaaaataaaaatagtgaaactttaaaaaatataacctttttagataaaactatactaaatatagtcACAtgccaccaaataattgattgaaacacactgttttgcaatgaaggtctacagtagcctcagcagcactctgtagggagcaccatggtgtagccggaggacagctagcttctgtcctactctggctacattgacttcaataaataacctaggaggctcgtggttctcaccccttTCCATAGACTAACACAGTAatgatgtcctccaacctatcagagctcttgcagcatgaactgacatacTATCCACCCAgttaaaggatcagagaatgaatctagacCAGAAAGCATAAGCTATCTAGCACTGCAGttcataaaatgtggtgagtagttgactcaaagagagagaaagacaatagctgaacagttttgaacaaattaatgtaTTCCAgaataaagagaagagagaagagagagagagagagagagagagagagagagagagagagagagagagagagagagagagagagagagagagagctagctatatttcgtagtatatttcttttcactttcacttacttagctagcatcgaatgcagctagctagtttagcctactcaaacacccggctcaaacagagagggatgctatgttagctagctggctatgactagccaacactggaactcttccaagtcaaggtaagcttttggttttattaatttactgcaggtgtaactgctaaactgcttgctgctgactgtacactgtactgcatgattgtagagggtttactaacgcgttagttctcgtagctatgttgactatgacctgacaacaatgtaggctgtgtgtagcggttagcggtcatgataagaaggtttggcttggaaatatttttttgcctggtcacagacagctgatgtgttgtgcactgaagtccacaagcgaagggaaaaggtgagaggagaagagcacgtagatagatgtgagaaggaatgatatatatacaacgagctgtttgtatgtggctgctatgaaagtgaactgtgtttgcgatgtgatcaggggtgtattcattgcaCCGATTTTGTTGGAGAAAAAAGAAATAAACGGAAGCAAGCAGAACAAAACGAGGATAGACATACCTGAATTTCTCCAATAGAAACTcctgtttgcaactgttggactaatgattacactctagatcagctagatgcaggcaagagtgtgcaaggcggtattgaatgtgtcactgtctgtcaccttgattactcaaaattctctcgacctgtgcacctacgttggctaggttgtagcaacctcatgatgggtaaagggaaaatgtgagtatcatatagtagcctaaacctattgatgttatattgagctggatgaatggaatatgaatgacagtcatccaatatgctgtaatagaaataaggccatgttcataaaaacaaaaatcatcctccctcatcttaaacagtaCCAACCGCCACTGGTTGAAATGTCTGGGGTCATTTTGACTTGGTTACCACAGTTCACTGTAGAAACTAAACATAGTTGGCTTTTTTGGCTCTTGTAATGTAATAGTTGTGCCACTGTGCTCTTCCTTGCTCATCAGAGCGCCGAGCTCTACAAGTGTTTAGATGTCCCTCAGGCAACCGAAGTGGTCTGCTTTGTGCCGTTGAACATCACATTTGGCATTTGGAACTGGAAGATGTCAGCGTTATCTTGAAAATGTTGATCAGATATTGCATAAATTATAGTCTCCAGCCGTGTTGTTCTCCTGCCGTGTTGGCACTCGTTATTGGTAGCCAAAAAAAGTTAACGCCTCCTTGCTTTAACTTTTGGAAACCTTTAATTTACAATTCACATAATATTTAAAAGATTCAGATTCTATGATTTTCTACTCAATTTAAAGATGAAGCGATCTCTAACTCCATCTTTCTTTCCCTTAGTAGGGAATTACTGAGGAACTACCTTGAATATGATACTCTGAGCTTTTTCACATTATTTCACATTCACATTTCACAGTATGAAACTGTCAGTGATGACAGAATATGACAAACAATCTAATGATCTTATACAAATATAATGCTCTTCAAAGACTTCATGCCGCATCATGGTTGAACAACATCCTGTTGTTTAGAAGTCACCATGCCAAAGTGATACTGCCAATAGCAATCGCCCAAACTCGAGTGAGATGAACCAAGTGTTGAAGCAGTTTGCTTTTAGGACATAAAAGACATGTCTCTCTCCGAGCCGAAGCCTCTTACTCCTTATGATGCCACGCTACACTGACTAACCTGACACAGACGCTAGCTGAACGCTCCCTCTCAACTCCAGCTCCCCATCAGACAGTCTCCAGTGAGACAATCACCAAGTTTTCGTTCAAATTTGTCACTTGTCCGAAAGTAGCACGTCAAGCGCAGGTTAAGGGGACGGTAATGGGCGACGTAGTCACACCTATTATCGCACGGTGAGTTTCTGAATAACTAACCGCCTGATGCAAGATGACACTTTTCGGATAAGTAACAAATAGGGGCGAGCCCCCTCTTCAGCCCCTCTTCTTCCATCCGTGACCCTTACAATAAACAGTTTAAAGTGCTGAGGGGGTTATTTCCAACAATTGCGGTCCTGCTCCCATTTTGGACCAGAGTGGAGAAAAGGTTAATGAATTCAATACTGTTGTAAGCCCTGTCTCCTCCTTAACAGTAGGCACAACAGGAGTCAGTTGGTACAGAAGATTGTTCCAGCATGCTGATAAGGGGGACTAGTAGAACAGAGTGTATATGCTGCCCCCTGTAGGCTTAGATTTGTAACTACAACCATCTACTTTATTTCCAAGAAACAAGCAAAACAGACTAAGCAACGTCTGTGTTCCTTTTAAGGTATTGGTGGAGGTTGGAGCTCTTTTCAGCTGATTGCTTGTTCCCTTGTTGTGACATGGGAATTAAACTTGCCTGATTGATTCTAACTGCTGTGTCTCATGGAAATGTGGATTTACCTATTACAACTACCGTTGGAGCTATGGGCCTGAATACATTTCAATATGATGTTTGTCTCATTCCTTGCAGAGTGTCTCTCGGCTGCATGTTCCAGTGACTTTGTGATAATTAGATGGCACAGTGCAACCCCAGCTCTATGGCCATATGAAGAAGATTAACATTCAAACAAAGTGTGAATATACTACAGTATTGTGTGGTGAGATCACATCACACTCCATTCTCAGCCTCCTGTAATCTTGTCAGTGAGCAGCACATGCAAATTTGCAAGCGGCCTTACCCTCTgtaagagaggtgtgtgtgtgtgtgtgtgtgtgtccatgtttgtgtgtgtataagcTCCTGACATTGCATCTCAACTCTTGACAGACAGAGGAGTTCAGTAGTCAGAGACCTGAACCAGTGTCCAGAAACAATCCCCCAAACAGGCTTTGTATTTCTGTTTTCCGTGtgcttgtctctccctctcccctgcaaATGACCCTACCATTCGCTTTGGACTTCAATGTTAGCAGGTGGAAGAAAATCCCATTTATTTGATTGAGCTATTATTGTGCAATATCTCAATCAAAGATCCATAACCACGATCCATTACCAAGATCCATTACCACGATGAATAAAACAATAGTTCAAATTAATTTCTGTCCAAACCAGCTAGAGAAAAGTCATGTATTGACGTATTTTCCTCAAATCACCTATTCAAGCCTAACAAAGGCGAAGTATCAGGTGACATTTCATACCATGCCATGTGCACGTCATTCACCTCGATTAATCTAGATTTCACATAGAGTTCAGTGTTTAGATTGATGGGACAACAGCTTGATTTATTTAAGATGGAGTTTCCCTGTGGTGTGTGCTGCCTTCCACGTTACCTCCTGGTGGGTCTCCAAGTTACTCTGTGAtgtgtcctctctccctgactgcCTGTATAGTAACCTCTCTCTACACTTAAAATGACATGTGGTCTGCATCTCTGCATCTGGGGAGCAGTGGGACTTGGGTAGGCAGTCAGGCCCACTAGACAATGAGAGAGAGCAGCTGGGTGCATGTGTCATTCTTTATTTATGGGTTGAAGCTGGGTGATTGACAAGACAGTCATATACCCATGGTGAcgcataaaacacacacacacacatggatgtaTACAatgtatccacacacacacacacgcacttgcCAGTGCACACACATATGGATGTACACAGTgtatccatacacacacacacagacacacacacacacactctttgaaGAGACCCATAGCCAACATAGCCAAAGCAGGGCTTTTCTACAGTCGTTTGGCACAGTTGTTTATTTGTTCGTGTGCCGTTCCGTTCTACACAGCATTCCCTCTTGACTATTTTCATATAATTGATGCCCACTCTCTTCACGGCCGGTAGAGCAACAATGAGAGCGTATGAAAGCCTTGTTATAGCAGTAGCTGTATGAATATTGCATGGGGATAGGGGCAATTTACAATCTTCCCTTTGTCTGACAGCTACATCAACAAGCGATTGGGCATGGTTCACATGTATAAATAAAATATTGGGTTGCcatttttgttttttgaaaaaGTTTTTTCTCTCCTACATCTGACGAACAGCATGGGTTTCTTGGATTCCAACAGAAGCCAGGCAGTGGCAGCTCTCACACATCTCTGATTTTAACAGCTGCTGCTGTTCATCTAAACGAGAAAGTATTACACTGTGGGAGACAGCCCAGTCCTTTTTAAAAAGCTATATATAAGCTTTAAAGCAGGCGGGAACAACACATATCATggaaataaaatgcaaaatatttcTCTCAGGATTTGTGCCTTTGCCGCAGAATGTTTAAAAATTAAACACACGCATCGGTGGGAGGCTTCTGCAAAAGTGCCAGACAAATTATTAGTAGCAATTTTGCTGAAACATGAAACGTCACCCATTAAAAATCCAACTGCTTTGTTGATAACATGCAGATGATTAATTGATGATGTATTTGTTGATTTAGTTTCTTAAGGAAAGGTTCTCTTATGCTGAGGTTCTGCTGTTTTGACAGCTAGAGAGAGGAACAACAGGCAACAAATGAAACAGCATGCAACCAGATTGGATGCCTTTCTAACATCAAGTACAGTGTTTTCCACTCAGCACCGAGGatatgggacacacacacacttacctaaCCATGTTGAACGGTCCTCAGGTGGGGATGATCAATGATCAATCAATGATCATTTTAGTAAACGTCCATTTCCATCTTGTGTTCCAAATAGTATGCTGACAACAGTTCATATAggtagcatcccaaatggcaccctattccctacatagtgcttacttttgacaagagcctaataggccctggtcaaaactagtgcactaaatagggaatagggtgccatttgggatgtagccataGTAATGTAACATTAGCCTCGTCTTCTCCCAACAACTTCACTGAGATATTGTCTGTCTCAACAGATGATTTAATTcagggagatactgtatatactgcaGGGTACGCCACAGGCAGATATGACTAAGCACCCCTTCATCTGCTATGTTTCTAGGCTTTGTTTTTGGTTTGTGAGCTCATGCGGCAGATTttattatagtgtgtgtgtgtgtgtgtgtgtgtgtgtgtgtgtgtgtgtgtgtgtgtgtgtgtgtgtgtgtgtgtgtgtgtgtgtgtgtgtgtgtgtgtgtgtgtgtgtgtgtgcgcgcgcgctcACACAAAAGGAAGTGCAGCAGCCTCAGGACTCTGGTCTGGGAATGAGAACGTTTATGGAGGATCTATTCTCTCCCACACTCCTTGGCTCCCTCTGACCACCAGCAGCCCTTTGATTTCCCCCGAGTGAGAAGGCCAGTTCTGATATCCTCCAGCAAAGTTTATCTCCACAGCAAAGTAATGGTCAAAACGCAAGACATGCTGCCTTAGAGCTCATCATGCTGGAGAATGGatgtctgtcccaaatggcactctggtcaaaagtagtgcaccatatagggaatagggtgccatttgggatgtatccaTGGTGTTTCTAAAAGGGAAGAAACTCGGCCGCTGCAGCAAATCAGTATACCAGTAAGTGTTACAGAAACATGTCTATATTCAAGACCTATCCTAGAGCCTTTTGTTGTTTTCAATGACGCATTTAGAAAGCTACGTTATCTTGATTTATTTAGAAGGTAAATATTGGCATCTAAATAATTTTCTAGTTTTATCATTGACTACTTGGTAACACTTGACATTAAGTTGCTCTTATACCTGTGGAGTTGACTATTAGGTCAAACTTTACATTAAGTTTCTCTTATACTTTTACATTAAGTTTCTCTTATACCTTTACATTAAGTTGATCTTATACCTTTACATTCAGTTGATCTTATACCTTTACATTAAGTTTCTCTTATACCTTTACATTAAGTTGATCTTATACCTTTACATTCAGTTGATCTTATACGTTTACATTAAGTTGATTTTATACCTTTACATGAAGTTGCTTTATGTTTGTGTGGTAACACTGTAATTACACAAGTCAATGATTATCTGGGTTTAGGTACTAAGGACCTCCAGTAGATGGTGCACATTGACAGtattgtaattgctgcaaatcaTTTCTTTTGCGTTAATAAATCAGTTTATATAGGATTATTACAAGTGACTGTAATATATCTAACCCTAGTGTGTTCATTGCATGTATTCCAGTAGTTGAGAAACGTCATGTGCGTCGAGGTTCACCCCAGGTCGCCATGGCGTCACTACATCTTGTTCCTGACCTGGAAGTCTCTCAGCCAACCCCTGCATTTGTTGAGACCAGCTGTGTTTAAGTTATGATCATTGGCCTTATTTCAGTGATGCCATACATgggaccctctctccctccagagtGTATCACACTCTGTAACCAAATGTTAAAGGAGCTGTTCCCGTGGCACTCTCTATAAACCATGAGTATTAAGCCCTATGCATTAATTGTGACAGTAATAATGCTTGTGTCACCCCATTTTGCATTATAAGACTTGGTATAAGCATTCATAACAAATGGAGTGCTATGATGAAGAGAACGTTGAATTTTTAAGTTGTTTCAAAAACATGTTTACTTCAGATTTCAGTTGTATCAAAATCATATTTATCTGTTCATTAAATATACACTTATTTAAATAAtaaattgaaaaataaataaagagtTTTACATATGATATCTGTAAATGTCTCACAATTAATGTTGTATTCTTGTAGTACTGTAACAGTATGGACACAAAATCAAAAAGGAAACTCATGAAATAGAAAGCtcctcttcgctctctctctctctctctctctctctctctctctctctctctctctctctctctctctctctctctctctctctctctctctctctctaaagtgcAGTGTCAGTCCCAAACATTCTTCTTGTGTGAGTTTGGTCACATGACTTCTGGGAAAATCCAGCCGGTGAGTTTTCCATGGCCCTTCTTCCCTCCTCCATTATGTTCACTCTGCTTTTCTCTTCAGACACCTCAGCTTTTGCTTGTTGTCCTTGTTTATTCTATTTGGAAGGAGGGAGAAGAGTGTTAGGTTCACAAAGGACTAATGTTACATGGATTATATTAAATCAAGTGCTGTAGGATGTTTCTAAAGTATGTGCTAAGGTATTTTGCGTTGACATGCTTTAGCCTCATGTCTGCTACTTAATGGTGTGATACAACTATAATTACAGTATTACGGCATTTTTCTTTTTTAACATTAGATATATATGTCATTAGATTGTGATAAATGTGGATCTATAAGTTATTACACATTAATAACTGCAGTATAGTTCTACCAATACTTTATTATGGTGGTGATGAGTATAATGATTTGATCTATCTTACTTGTTCCAGCAGTTGACGAAAAGCATGGCCTTTCTTCCAACAGGGTTCAGGCACCGTCTGGCTCCATCTTCCGCCAGTGTAACACTGAAATGGACAAACCACATATACACACAATTAATGCTTGTGTCACACAACTGATATAAGGCTGATAGAGGTGATTGTCATGTCATAAGTTAAtgtcagaaagaaagaaagaaagaaagaaagaaagaaagaaagaaagaaagaaagaaagaaagaaagaaagaaagaaagaaagaaagaaagaaagaaacaaacaaacaaacaaacaaacaaacaaacaaacaaacaaaaacaaacaaacaaacagagagaaACCACTTTCTGCTTAAATAAATACAGTACTTACATGATTTCAGTAGTGTCGCAGTAATGTGTCTTTTCAATGATTTCAAAGTCAACAATAGTTTCCGGAGTGTTCATGATGGTTCCTGGGCATTTGCACCTGGCACCTGGAACGTATTGAGCTGTAATGAGAGTTATAAACATCAATTTACATGGTCAAACATTTTGATGGAAAAGTTGTTTTTAAAattggattttggataaaaattCACATGAATGCATTTTTGCACAATGCTTGTTCTGAGAATAAACTGTACATAACTGCAATATCTATACTAGTCTATACTCATTTGACGCTATATGACAGCCACTATATATACAGTAGCATAGTCACTGCAAAATCCCTAGTCAGTCAGGTAACTAGTAAAGCATGCATACTGCACTGTACATTCCATATATTGTAGCTGACATTGCTAGAAATTACTTTGAAATCTTACCTCTGTA
This window of the Coregonus clupeaformis isolate EN_2021a chromosome 10, ASM2061545v1, whole genome shotgun sequence genome carries:
- the cxcl18b gene encoding chemokine (C-X-C motif) ligand 18b, whose protein sequence is MAFAPKACSLFLVVLLGVCIQLYRAQYVPGARCKCPGTIMNTPETIVDFEIIEKTHYCDTTEIIVTLAEDGARRCLNPVGRKAMLFVNCWNKINKDNKQKLRCLKRKAE